One Clarias gariepinus isolate MV-2021 ecotype Netherlands chromosome 18, CGAR_prim_01v2, whole genome shotgun sequence genomic window carries:
- the mrpl39 gene encoding 39S ribosomal protein L39, mitochondrial: MACRRVCQTVQSRLASSVAAERLSASELRTWRSTLFSKEQARQRSLYSRVEKIEVNMEAPGLQGTILVMNKGVSTPYSCTRHLTEWHVTSAALALVDGELWHMHRPLTRSCSLTLLTFKDANPQLVNQAYWRSCAALLGQVLDNAFKEEYSVELLKIPEVPVTSGAFCCDVVLDPQLDSWIPSEESLRSFTREAHQFILKDLPWEPLEVTPPVALEIFSHSRYKQEEVEEMAANCPSGTVSLYRCGEHVSLSKGPLVARTGLCSQYEVTALHTLGEGQWGLQRRAQGLSLPLNLTAHHTVWKKLRKRAEKLVEIPSSAASNPVITPPPPKAIPPSS, translated from the exons ATGGCGTGTCGGAGAGTTTGTCAAACAGTGCAGAGCC GTTTGGCATCAAGTGTGGCAGCTGAGCGTCTTTCTGCCTCTGAACTGCGCACTTGGCGTAGTACCCTGTTCTCCAAAGAGCAAGCTCGTCAGCGTTCACTGTATTCTCGCGTTGAGAAGATCGAGGTGAACATGGAAGCCCCGGGGCTGCAGGGAACAATCCTGGTGATGAACAAGGGTGTGTCCACGCCATATAGCTGTACAAGAc ATTTGACTGAGTGGCACGTAACGAGTGCTGCTCTCGCCTTGGTGGACGGAGAGCTGTGGCACATGCATCGCCCGCTCACTCGCTCCTGCTCGCTCACACTGCTAACATTCAAAGATGCCAATCCTCAGCTCGTTAACCAG GCGTATTGGCGCTCCTGTGCAGCCTTGCTGGGCCAAGTGCTTGACAACGCCTTTAAAGAGGAGTACAGTGTGGAGCTGCTGAAGATTCCTGAAGTTCCTG TGACCTCTGGTGCCTTCTGCTGTGATGTGGTGCTGGATCCTCAGCTAGATTCCTGGATCCCATCTGAG GAGAGCCTGCGCTCATTTACTCGTGAAGCTCATCAGTTCATTCTTAAAGATTTACCCTGGGAGCCTCTGGAGGTGACGCCCCCTGTAGCATTGGAGATCTTCTCCCATAGCAG ATATAAACAAGAGGAGGTGGAAGAAATGGCTGCTAATTGCCCCAGTGGCACAGTTTCATTGTACAG gtgTGGGGAGCATGTAAGTCTGTCAAAAGGCCCTCTGGTGGCCAGAACAGGTCTGTGCTCTCAGTATGAAGTAACAGCACTGCACACACTGGGAGAAGGACAGTGGGGTTTACAGCGCCGAGCACAGGGACTCTCACTTCCCCTGAACCTCACG gctCATCACACAGTGTGGAAGAAGCTGAGGAAAAGAGCTGAGAAATTG GTGGAGATTCCCTCATCTGCTGCCAGTAACCCTGTGATCACGCCCCCACCTCCAAAAGCCATTCCTCCATCTTCCTAA
- the jam2a gene encoding junctional adhesion molecule 2A → MKIAVFPPVFLLLLMHSAPVAPVIVTTSNSRVEVEENAGTSLSCDFKTEKDRHPRIEWKKKDKDTSFVYFNGSFTDPFVGRARIEGATIKLEKVRLTDAGEYRCEVSASEDEIKLGEASIFLNVLVPPHTPSCQIPSSALTGSVVVLRCEDKQSIPPARYTWYKDKKPVFPPPQGNATYSVSKETGILTFHTVTIADTGLYHCEANNGVGKSKSCVGNRMTIDDLNVSAIVAGIVILCLIIGLCTLGACYAHRHGYFNRHRGRSFWIQQCHGVAHISSQNLNRSEDIPHAGYGPPSQNVQDFKHTQSFML, encoded by the exons ATGAAGATTGCAGTTTTCCCGCCAGTGTTTCTCCTGCTGTTAATGCACA GTGCTCCTGTTGCTCCTGTCATAGTCACCACTTCGAACTCCAGAGTAGAAGTGGAGGAAAACGCAG gCACGAGTCTTTCCTGTGATTTTAAGACAGAGAAAGATCGGCATCCTCGCATCGAGTGGAAGAAAAAGGACAAGGACACCTCCTTTGTCTACTTCAATGGGAGCTTCACAG ATCCTTTTGTGGGACGTGCAAGGATTGAAGGGGCAAcaataaaattagaaaaagtGAGACTAACGGATGCCGGAGAGTATCGCTGTGAGGTCAGCGCTTCTGAAGACGAAATCAAGCTGGGAGAGGCCAGTATCTTTCTAAACGTGTTGG TACCTCCACACACCCCGTCCTGTCAGATCCCGAGCTCTGCACTGACCGGATCTGTAGTGGTGCTGCGCTGTGAGGACAAGCAAAGCATTCCTCCTGCAAGATACACATGGTACAAAGACAAGAAGCCTGTCTTTCCACCACCTCAAGGCAATGCCACTTACTCTGTCAGCAAGGAGACAGGCATTCTT ACTTTTCATACAGTTACTATAGCTGACACAGGACTATACCACTGTGAGGCCAACAATGGGGTAGGAAAATCAAAGAGCTGTGTAGGAAATCGCATGACAATCG acgaTCTCAATGTTTCTGCGATTGTAGCCGGGATTGTCATTTTGTGCCTGATCATAGGGTTATGCACTCTCGGGGCGTGTTATGCACATCGACATGGCTACTTTAAcc GACACAGAGGAAG GTCATTCTGGATCCAACAGTGTCATGGAGTGGCTCACATCAGCAGCCAGAACCTCAACAGATCAGAGGACAT CCCTCATGCTGGTTATGGACCTCCTTCACAAAAT GTTCAGgacttcaaacacacacagtcatttatGCTGTAA